In a single window of the Danio aesculapii chromosome 20, fDanAes4.1, whole genome shotgun sequence genome:
- the chgb gene encoding secretogranin-1 isoform X1: MKFAAFLCVLVFLAADGGSIPVEQDSRREELLTKCLVEILSKALYKTDDTPLHPECRNILAQGPGHSKDVKDAQEPTQEELKKPRDESKVKDEELIDHLLKTADKREELGDERSQEEFPSFMKRGIKGKHEGVDDERSQEEFPSFMKRRLKEKREGMDDDRSQEEFPSFMKRRLKEKREGMDDDRSQEEFPSFMKRRLKEKREGMDDDRSQEEFPSFMKRRLKEKREGMDDDRSQEEFPSFMKRRLKEKREGMDDDRSQEEFPSFMKRRLKEKREGMDDERSQEDFPSFYKRFNMHKREDSDDDRSQEEFPQKRFFSMIYKRDNPDEERSQEEYPFYEYKRSHLLTSREKRDELDYDRSQEAFPSYMIKRTYGDGDEEDEGMEKRIWKPTHRYHHKKKYHKRSENGDIEEPDYDRSQEDFPSYVNKRNYMNGEEMDEESEEREKRIWKPTHRYHHKKKHHKRSENGDIEDPDYDRSQEDFPSYTKRTYEDGEEMDEESEEIEKRIWKPTHRYHHKKKHHKRSENGDIEDPDYDRSQEDFPSKRSQGHSKQTEDLVNAQPEGSEEQDEDIAKRYWKPTHRYHHKKHYRNKRGDSMELEDEGEASQEVEEELNKGQLNSAEAALRYLTNKKKELEERLLNKGDGYEKRSPWIDRGYYHPAWYKKSLKVGESTDQHPHHTLEELAKTLRYKRGLISQEESPEEAISAPQQEQLKQLEELASVDQQMTETT, encoded by the exons ATGAAGTTTGCGGCTTTTCTCTGCGTGCTTGTCTTCCTCGCTGCGG ATGGAGGGTCCATACCAGTTGAGCAGGACAGCCGAAGAGAGGAGCTG CTTACCAAGTGTTTAGTTGAGATCCTTTCAAAGGCGCTGTATAAGACTGATGATACTCCGCTGCATCCAGAATGCAGAAACATCCTCGCACAAG GACCAGGTCATTCCAAAGATGTGAAAGATGCTCAAGAACCAACTCAAGAGGAGCTGAAAAAACCAAGAGATGAGTCTAAAGTCAAAGATGAGGAACTCATTGACCATCTCCTCAAGACTGCTGACAAACGGGAGGAGCTGGGTGATGAACGGAGCCAAGAAGAATTCCCAAGCTTCATGAAAAGAGGAATCAAGGGTAAACATGAGGGAGTGGATGACGAACGAAGCCAAGAAGAGTTCCCAAGTTTCATGAAGCGAAGACTAAAGGAAAAACGTGAGGGAATGGATGACGATCGAAGCCAGGAAGAGTTCCCAAGTTTCATGAAGAGAAGACTGAAAGAAAAACGTGAGGGAATGGATGACGATCGAAGCCAGGAAGAGTTCCCAAGTTTCATGAAGAGAAGACTAAAGGAAAAACGTGAGGGAATGGATGACGATCGAAGCCAGGAAGAGTTCCCAAGTTTCATGAAGAGAAGACTTAAAGAAAAACGCGAGGGAATGGATGACGATCGAAGCCAGGAAGAGTTCCCAAGTTTCATGAAGAGAAGACTGAAAGAAAAACGTGAGGGAATGGATGACGATCGAAGCCAGGAAGAGTTCCCAAGTTTCATGAAGAGGAGACTAAAGGAAAAACGTGAGGGAATGGATGACGAACGAAGCCAAGAAGATTTCCCAAGTTTCTATAAAAGATTCAACATGCATAAAAGAGAAGATTCTGATGATGACAGAAGCCAGGAGGAGTTTCCTCAGAAAAGATTTTTCTCTATGATTTACAAGCGTGATAATCCCGATGAGGAGCGGAGTCAGGAGGAATATCCTTTCTACGAGTATAAAAGAAGTCATCTTCTGACCAGCAGGGAAAAACGTGATGAACTGGACTACGACAGAAGTCAAGAAGCCTTCCCAAGCTACATGATCAAAAGAACCTACGGGGACGGAGATGAAGAAGATGAGGGGATGGAGAAGAGGATCTGGAAGCCGACCCACAGATACCACCATAAGAAAAAGTACCACAAACGCAGCGAGAACGGGGATATCGAAGAACCAGATTACGATAGAAGTCAAGAAGACTTCCCAAGCTACGTCAACAAAAGAAACTACATGAATGGAGAAGAAATGGATGAAGAAAgtgaagagagagagaagaggatCTGGAAGCCAACGCACAGATATCATCACAAGAAAAAGCACCACAAGCGCAGTGAGAATGGAGATATCGAAGATCCAGATTATGACCGAAGTCAAGAAGACTTTCCAAGCTACACCAAAAGAACCTACGAGGATGGAGAAGAAATGGATGAAGAAAGTGAGGAGATAGAAAAGAGGATCTGGAAGCCAACGCACAGATACCATCACAAGAAAAAGCACCACAAGCGCAGCGAGAATGGAGATATCGAAGATCCAGACTATGACAGAAGCCAAGAAGACTTCCCAAGCAAAAGGAGCCAAGGTCACTCCAAACAAACTGAGGATTTGGTGAACGCGCAACCTGAGGGGTCTGAAGAGCAAGATGAGGATATTGCAAAACGATACTGGAAGCCCACACACAGATATCACCACAAAAAACATTACCGCAACAAGCGTGGTGACTCCATGGAGCTTGAGGATGAAGGTGAAGCCAGCCAGGAGGTTGAAGAGGAGCTCAACAAAGGACAACTGAATTCAGCAGAAGCTGCGTTGAGATACCTaacaaacaaaaagaaggagTTAGAGGAGCGTCTACTCAACAAAGGTGACGGCTACGAGAAACGCTCTCCATGGATTGACAGAGGTTACTACCACCCAGCCTGGTACAAAAAGAGCCTGAAGGTGGGAGAAAGTACTGATCAGCACCCCCACCACACTCTAGAGGAACTCGCTAAGACTCTCAGATACAAAAGGGGCTTGATTTCTCAAGAGGAGTCACCGGAGGAGGCAATCAGCGCCCCGCAACAGGAG
- the chgb gene encoding secretogranin-1 isoform X2, which yields MKFAAFLCVLVFLAADGGSIPVEQDSRREELLTKCLVEILSKALYKTDDTPLHPECRNILAQGPGHSKDVKDAQEPTQEELKKPRDESKVKDEELIDHLLKTADKREELGDERSQEEFPSFMKRGIKGKHEGVDDERSQEEFPSFMKRRLKEKREGMDDDRSQEEFPSFMKRRLKEKREGMDDDRSQEEFPSFMKRRLKEKREGMDDDRSQEEFPSFMKRRLKEKREGMDDDRSQEEFPSFMKRRLKEKREGMDDDRSQEEFPSFMKRRLKEKREGMDDERSQEDFPSFYKRFNMHKREDSDDDRSQEEFPQKRFFSMIYKRDNPDEERSQEEYPFYEYKRSHLLTSREKRDELDYDRSQEAFPSYMIKRTYGDGDEEDEGMEKRIWKPTHRYHHKKKYHKRSENGDIEEPDYDRSQEDFPSYVNKRNYMNGEEMDEESEEREKRIWKPTHRYHHKKKHHKRSENGDIEDPDYDRSQEDFPSYTKRTYEDGEEMDEESEEIEKRIWKPTHRYHHKKKHHKRSENGDIEDPDYDRSQEDFPSKRSQGHSKQTEDLVNAQPEGSEEQDEDIAKRYWKPTHRYHHKKHYRNKRGDSMELEDEGEASQEVEEELNKGQLNSAEAALRYLTNKKKELEERLLNKGDGYEKRSPWIDRGYYHPAWYKKSLKVGESTDQHPHHTLEELAKTLRYKRGLISQEESPEEAISAPQQELKQLEELASVDQQMTETT from the exons ATGAAGTTTGCGGCTTTTCTCTGCGTGCTTGTCTTCCTCGCTGCGG ATGGAGGGTCCATACCAGTTGAGCAGGACAGCCGAAGAGAGGAGCTG CTTACCAAGTGTTTAGTTGAGATCCTTTCAAAGGCGCTGTATAAGACTGATGATACTCCGCTGCATCCAGAATGCAGAAACATCCTCGCACAAG GACCAGGTCATTCCAAAGATGTGAAAGATGCTCAAGAACCAACTCAAGAGGAGCTGAAAAAACCAAGAGATGAGTCTAAAGTCAAAGATGAGGAACTCATTGACCATCTCCTCAAGACTGCTGACAAACGGGAGGAGCTGGGTGATGAACGGAGCCAAGAAGAATTCCCAAGCTTCATGAAAAGAGGAATCAAGGGTAAACATGAGGGAGTGGATGACGAACGAAGCCAAGAAGAGTTCCCAAGTTTCATGAAGCGAAGACTAAAGGAAAAACGTGAGGGAATGGATGACGATCGAAGCCAGGAAGAGTTCCCAAGTTTCATGAAGAGAAGACTGAAAGAAAAACGTGAGGGAATGGATGACGATCGAAGCCAGGAAGAGTTCCCAAGTTTCATGAAGAGAAGACTAAAGGAAAAACGTGAGGGAATGGATGACGATCGAAGCCAGGAAGAGTTCCCAAGTTTCATGAAGAGAAGACTTAAAGAAAAACGCGAGGGAATGGATGACGATCGAAGCCAGGAAGAGTTCCCAAGTTTCATGAAGAGAAGACTGAAAGAAAAACGTGAGGGAATGGATGACGATCGAAGCCAGGAAGAGTTCCCAAGTTTCATGAAGAGGAGACTAAAGGAAAAACGTGAGGGAATGGATGACGAACGAAGCCAAGAAGATTTCCCAAGTTTCTATAAAAGATTCAACATGCATAAAAGAGAAGATTCTGATGATGACAGAAGCCAGGAGGAGTTTCCTCAGAAAAGATTTTTCTCTATGATTTACAAGCGTGATAATCCCGATGAGGAGCGGAGTCAGGAGGAATATCCTTTCTACGAGTATAAAAGAAGTCATCTTCTGACCAGCAGGGAAAAACGTGATGAACTGGACTACGACAGAAGTCAAGAAGCCTTCCCAAGCTACATGATCAAAAGAACCTACGGGGACGGAGATGAAGAAGATGAGGGGATGGAGAAGAGGATCTGGAAGCCGACCCACAGATACCACCATAAGAAAAAGTACCACAAACGCAGCGAGAACGGGGATATCGAAGAACCAGATTACGATAGAAGTCAAGAAGACTTCCCAAGCTACGTCAACAAAAGAAACTACATGAATGGAGAAGAAATGGATGAAGAAAgtgaagagagagagaagaggatCTGGAAGCCAACGCACAGATATCATCACAAGAAAAAGCACCACAAGCGCAGTGAGAATGGAGATATCGAAGATCCAGATTATGACCGAAGTCAAGAAGACTTTCCAAGCTACACCAAAAGAACCTACGAGGATGGAGAAGAAATGGATGAAGAAAGTGAGGAGATAGAAAAGAGGATCTGGAAGCCAACGCACAGATACCATCACAAGAAAAAGCACCACAAGCGCAGCGAGAATGGAGATATCGAAGATCCAGACTATGACAGAAGCCAAGAAGACTTCCCAAGCAAAAGGAGCCAAGGTCACTCCAAACAAACTGAGGATTTGGTGAACGCGCAACCTGAGGGGTCTGAAGAGCAAGATGAGGATATTGCAAAACGATACTGGAAGCCCACACACAGATATCACCACAAAAAACATTACCGCAACAAGCGTGGTGACTCCATGGAGCTTGAGGATGAAGGTGAAGCCAGCCAGGAGGTTGAAGAGGAGCTCAACAAAGGACAACTGAATTCAGCAGAAGCTGCGTTGAGATACCTaacaaacaaaaagaaggagTTAGAGGAGCGTCTACTCAACAAAGGTGACGGCTACGAGAAACGCTCTCCATGGATTGACAGAGGTTACTACCACCCAGCCTGGTACAAAAAGAGCCTGAAGGTGGGAGAAAGTACTGATCAGCACCCCCACCACACTCTAGAGGAACTCGCTAAGACTCTCAGATACAAAAGGGGCTTGATTTCTCAAGAGGAGTCACCGGAGGAGGCAATCAGCGCCCCGCAACAGGAG